The segment TTAGATAGAAagaatttaaatgtatatattagAAAGTAATTTGCAGAGgcaagataaaaaaataaacgagGCTTTTCATTGGAAAAAAGGCGTACAAACTTTGATCATGACTCATGTCAATGTGagtcatttcttttttaaacattaCGATGAAAATAAAGTGACATAAAAGGTTGTATCGGGCCTCGTCCGAACTACACCGATTTTCAAAAGTAAAACTTCAAATCTTGTCTTTGTCTACCAAGAAATTTGATGAATCATAAGTGGAGTGGCCACCCAATTCTGTAGCATCTCTTCAGGTTTGGCATCTCGGATGGTGGGTGCCGCAGTGCATTCTTCCAAGATCACAACACAATCTCCTTCATTAAACAATCGTCCCATCCCTTCCACTAGACCATCACTCTCGGACACTAAAGCTTTAGCAACAAATAACTGGTACAATTCTAGAATAGGCTTTGGTATATCAAGGCCATGTTTCTTCCTTGCTTCTACTTTGAATAATTCCTCTTTTGTTGGGGTATAACCAACGCCAAAGCGGAAATTTTGAAGTGGGATAGGAAGGGGTTCAGATATGCCATCCAAATTCTTGCCCAACCCACGTCCAGGCTCAAAACCACTTTTTAGCATGGTTGTGACAAGCATTTTATACACCGACGGAATTGGTGTTTGCGGTGTTATATCTTCAAAAGAAGCATTCATTATCTCCACCATGTGAAAGTCAATACCTTGAGATGAATCGTCAATAACGGGAATAGAGAAGCCAGGGTAACTACGATTACTCCCTTCACCATGAATGACAATTTCATGGTCCTCCCAGATGAACTTCAAGATTTGATGCAATGTGGATGGAAATGTTCCAGCCGCATGGATCCATGGTCTTCCCAGCAACATCTTTAGCTTGTGGATATACCCATCACTTGGAATTCAGTGACAAATTCTGCAGGCCCCATTTGGATACACAAGTCTACCTCTCCCATGGTCTCTCTTTGCGAACCATCAAACGCCCTTACATTCATGCGACTTCGACGGATTTTTCCAACATCATGATTTAGCTGAGTAAGGGTTGATAACGGGCAAATATTGAGTCCTGAACCATTATAAATCAGTACTCGAGCTACAAACTGGTCCCTGCATTTGACAGTGATATACAAGGCACGATTGTGCATCATTCCCTCAATTGGTAATTCCTCTTTTCGAAAAAGAGATTTTGGTGACTCCCAATGACATGACTAACCATAGTTGCCAGATTATCACCACTTGTTCCCGTCGGTACATATTTTTCATCGAGTTCCTTAAACAATGCTTTCCGATGGTACTCAGAACTTATCAATAGAGCCCAAACAGAAATTTGAGCGGGAGTTTTCTCCAAATGCTTGACAATGTAATACTCCTTAAGCTACATTCTTCGCCAAAACTCTTCAGCCTCACCTTCTGTGATTGGCCTTTTTTGGTTCTCCTTTCTTTGTGTTTCTTAAGCTAACTCTTTCGGAATATAACATCTTCCAGAACGTGTCATCCCTTGAGCTGTAGCCGCCTGGACAATGAAATTTTCTTTGGGATGCTCGTTGCTTCTTTCCTTTGCCAAAGAAAATGCCTGATGAGGTGCAGTTATTACAACAAACTCTGGATGAGCCTTTATAGCCAAAGAGGCCACTGTTGGTATGAGTGAGTTGACATTTGTTTTACAGATGGTCCCATTAGCGAGCTAATCTTCATCACTTTCAATCCTATTGATGGTCACTTCCCCATGATTCGGTAATGGGTTAAGATTCACATTGGGGGAAGGGGCCTGAAGAGTGATGACTCTATTATCGATCAAATCTTGaatcttatgttttaaattgaTACAACCTTCTGTATCATGTCCTGCTCCTCCAGAATGGTAAGCGCATCGTTGATCTGCTCGAAAGAACTTTGTTGTGGGATTAATTCCCTTACGTCTACTAGTTTGATCAATCCAGCTGCTCTCGAACGCTCAAAGAGTTGGGTACGTGTTTCTGCCAAAGGAGTGAAAACTCTGGGAGGCTTTCTTTCTAGGTTAGGGCGGGGTAAATTATTGGTATTTGGTTTGTTTTGTCCAGGACTTTGGTAGGCTGGTATATTGGTTTGGTGATTTGGTGGTGTATTTTGGTAGGTTGGTGGTTGATTTTGGTAGATAAGTGGTGATGGTTAGTAGTTCTGTTGTGCATAGTAGATTGGAAGTGGAGCTTGTGGAGGTGGTTGGTAATTATTAACGGTGGAGAATCGGTTGGTGTTTCCAATGGCAGAACAAGACCCAAAATACCTTTGTGGCCTTGACCTTGGGCTAAAAGATACAACGGAgacattctctttttttttcctagCAAATCCTGCGGCCATGGATGGTAAAGATTTGTTGGCGGCCTGCAAAGCAGTGAGACTCGTAAGCTTCCCAGTTTTGAGTCCATCTTCTATGGCTTCTAACATTTTGATCAGCTCTGAAAACTTTTGTCCCATCATGGGCAACATCCTTTCATAATACTTGGGCTCTTGAGCTCGAATAAAAGCAGAGGTTATTTCGATTTCAGTCATCACAGGTTGTACCTTCGCAACTTCTTTCCTCCAACGACATGCATATTCACAATAGTCCTCCGTTGTCTTTTGCTTGATTTTTTCCAAATAGTATCTATCAGGGACTGCTTCGACATTAAACTGGAATCTCCAAAAAATCTTTGGCTAGAGCCCCCCATGTAGACCACTGACGGAGTTCTTGAGACGTGAACCATTCTAACGCCTCCCCACCAAGGCTTCGACTAAACAACCTCATAATTAATGCATCATTTTCCCAATACCCACAAGTTTGTCACAATAAGCTCGCAGGTGAGCCATGGGATTGCCAATACCATTGAAGGTttcaaattttggaattttGTAACCTTCGGGTATTTCCAAATCAGGGTGCATGCAAAGGTCTTCATACTCAAGTTCTGTGATTTTCCTTGAAGTTTGAACCCTTTTAACTGCTTCTGAGATGGCCTCCTTCATGACATTCATTTCTTGTTCACGTTTTTCTTCTCTGAGCCTCCACTCCTTTTCCATCTCTTCATAGTGATCCAGCTCCGGTTGAACAAGAAAGCTAGGACATGGTTCAGGGATTGTGTAGGCTGGTGGAATTTGGAATGTTACAGAAGGGTATGTCAACTGGTTAGGCAAAAACGTGGATTATTTGAGACTGAGGGTGGGATTTGGTAGGTTGGCGTGAAATTTTGGGAGTGATTAGTGTTAGGTGCTTGGTTCTAATTTGGTATTGGTGGTGGAGTTTGGTAAGAAGTGCTGGCGTAAGGAGAGTTGGATACAGTTAAGTCAATGGTATGAGGATTAGGAGTGGAAGTGATGGGTCCTGTGGTATGGATCGGGAAGTAGTTGGGTAACGGAGAACTTAATGATGGAAAGTGAGGAGAAAATCTTCTAGTTTCAAGGGGTGGTTCATTCGATTCAATGGCCAGTTTTGCCAAATGTTTGGTTTGTTGAAGCTCTTCTTGCATATCTGTAATTCGTTGCATTAATTGAGAGATCAACTCACTCTGATCAGTGAGTTCACCATTTCTGATGGTCACATAGACTATTCCTGTTTCTTCAGAAGTACCAGTCATTTTGCTTTTGCCTTTATCCAAAGAGTGATCAGGGAAGGATGATATGATTGCTTTAGATCTTGTAAAGTAGGGATGGTCTGCCAGTTTTGACTTCAGCGCAGATCAGTGTTTACCTGTAGAGAAAAATCACTCAAAAGACACATATGTTATTCTTTGTTTTTAACGAGATAtgcaaataatatatatatatatatatatatatatatatatatatatatatgtaataataataataataataataataataataagcacATAAGTGTCATTTTGCTTCAAGCAGATTAATCCACGAAAATAGTTTGGGTGAACGAGTGGACTCTAATGGAAATGAATCTTTCTGTGATAAAATTAGGAAGGTCGACTTTCATAGAATGCTGTCAAATTCGTCCACTCATGAAATTTTCAGAATCTTTCACTAATAACggagaataaaaattaaaaagataggGATCGAGCCTTAAgtaggctgcctacgtatccaCCAAGGAAATCaggcccgacgtagttcgaatTACATAAGATAACTTAAACCTACCCTTCTCGAAATTGATAGAGAGACTAGGCTCGATAAGAGCTTCTTACATACCCGCTTATGGGCTCAAGTCTCGCGTAGTTCTTGATTACAAATAAACTTAGACATATGAGGTACGTTACATGAACCTAAATCTACCCCACACTCCTTTATTTCCCTTTCAATCATAGGGTGACGATCCAGTGCTCTCATCATCTGCaccttcttttgtttttccttttcctcTCATGGAAGAAACATTCCCGAAATTTATCTTTATAATGGCTCATTCAATTTCGGGGATCCTTGCAGTTGCTTTAGTGATATTAATTATCTCTTGGTTGATTTTTGCAATCTTTATTTTCACTGAGGCTGTTTCCATGTCAACCTCAATAATTCTCTCTCGTAGCGTCCATTCAGTTTTGTCCAGTATTGCAAGTCTCCTTTTGGCTGCAACTATCCTTTCTTTAGTCTCgataaattttttgaacattAACTCTTTAGTTTCTCTGTCACTAACCGAACTACTGGGTGAGATTGGTGTATTGACGTCTTTTTTTTGACATTCTAGCAAATTGACCTTCTTGTgaatgatgaataaaaatttaagaaatttggagtaaatggatatatatttttgagaaacTCAAACAACACTTCAAGAATGATTTGGACGGACTTTATTGTTGTGAATTTTAATATATGCTTAGGGTGCTCTAAAAATAATAGTGGATTAATTCTGCTTTAGACAAAACAACACATCACACAACAATTATATCAAGAAGTACACAAATAATTTATATCACGTCCGAGATTTGTGACCTTTTTATGCCAAAGGTAGGCCTAAACGTCAAACATAATGTGATTATGATAGATTGATCCAAGCCATTAATTTTTGACAACTCGAGTTTGGAACACAAAGACAAAAATAACCATTAAATACCAATAAAATGGTATAACataaaaatgacacaaaataagGACAAAGCTAAGATTCAGCTTGAATGTTGTTATCAATCTGCCGGTGGAGGAAGTGATGATGACGTTTCCACGTTGTTAGGCCCTGCTCTAGCATTATCCAAATATTGCATTATACTTTCCATTTGAGCCCACATTTCAGGGGTGACCGCTTCGGTTCTGAGATGAGAATGCCTTATCTAGATCGTCGTCCCAATATCCTCAAAACCTTGTTCGCCTTCTGGACTCATGCTGTTGCAATATTCTCGAAGCCACACCTGATATTCTGGAATTTCTCTTTTGGGACCCTTTCCTATATCTATCGTGAGAATATTGTTCCATTCATGAAGTATCTCTCTAGCTCGAAAAACTTCAAAGTTTGGTCGGAAGGAAACTTCAGAAACACTCATGTTGGCTCGAAGAGGGATTACTTGTGCTTGACCAAATTGTTGAAGTACACGCACCGGAGCATAAGGTTGGAGAGTCTTTAACCCAATAAGCTCGATATAGTAGGACCTCTTGCATATGATATATGCCAGGGAATGAGAGAGTAATGAATATTTCCACTGAATTTGGTCACTGATGCAGGAGGTCAAATATTCATACCAATCACCAGTATCAACCGGAGATACAAACATTTTTGTCCTGTCGAAAAAACTGTCAATATGATTTAAGTTGCTAAAGCATATGTCATCCATTTTTTTACGCTTGTGAAAATGTTCCAGTGCCCACACTTGTAAAAGAAGGTTGCAACCTTCAAAGAAGTTTGCTTCCCCTCTCTTACATTTCCCAAGAGTTCGAAATATTTCTGCTAAAATCATGGGAACTAGAGTGAGCTCTTTGCCATTAACACCTTCAAAAGGTACACGAGCCACTGAACATATGCATGTGTTGATATGACCATGTTCTCGTGGAAACACTAAAGTTCCTAGTAAAGCCACAGTAAATGCGATAGGGCGTCTAGCTTGCCAATGAACAAGAGTGCAAGAGAATTCCTTCCTAAACACTTTGTAACTATTTGTGCGTCCATACCTTTCATATAAGTAATCTAGAGAAACCCAATAATGTTCTAAGCATCGAAGTTTCTTTTCACTTTTCAGTCCTAAGTAGCGAAGAGATTTCTTCCCTATTTGAGTGTGAGGAATAATTTGACCTTTTCCTCGAAACTTCAAActggtaaaataatatatttcctCCAACGTAGGTGTTAGTTCAAAGTCTTTGAACGTGAACACAACACAGTCTGGATCTCAAAACTGAATCAATGCTCTAATCATATGTTTGTCTGGGTTAACCTTGAATAGCATAGGGAGGCACCCCAACCTTTTTGCAATTGCTAATTTTTCACTTGGAGTAAAATTCTCCCACCATGTTTTCAATTTGAACGGAAAACCCTCGACCATCCTAATTTTGGGCACTTGAGGGACTAAATTCatctgaaaatttaaaaataaaataaaataaacatataacgTCCAAACTCACTATGTCAAATTTAGGCTTGGATCCATCTATCATTATCACGTTGCACAAAACATGTTCGATGGTCGTTGGGTCGTGAAACCCATTGACGTAAGGGTGGACTTCTTAAATGTTGAATCTATACCCTTAATCGATCCATCTAAGGCATATGCATGCATGACTTAAATTGAGGGGTGATT is part of the Solanum lycopersicum chromosome 1, SLM_r2.1 genome and harbors:
- the LOC101252020 gene encoding uncharacterized protein, which gives rise to MTGTSEETGIVYVTIRNGELTDQSELISQLMQRITDMQEELQQTKHLAKLAIESNEPPLETRRFSPHFPSLSSPLPNYFPIHTTGPITSTPNPHTIDLTLTYPSVTFQIPPAYTIPEPCPSFLVQPELDHYEEMEKEWRLREEKREQEMNVMKEAISEAVKRVQTSRKITELEYEDLCMHPDLEIPEGYKIPKFETFNGIGNPMAHLRAYCDKLFNVEAVPDRYYLEKIKQKTTEDYCEYACRWRKEVAKVQPVMTEIEITSAFIRAQEPKYYERMLPMMGQKFSELIKMLEAIEDGLKTGKLTSLTALQAANKSLPSMAAGFARKKKENVSVVSFSPRSRPQRDQFVARVLIYNGSGLNICPLSTLTQLNHDVGKIRRSRMNVRAFDGSQRETMGEVDLCIQMGPAEFVTEFQVMGISTS